The following coding sequences are from one Paenibacillus stellifer window:
- a CDS encoding amidase domain-containing protein: MTAIEQNWKRTLYMYVDQCNKSKVAPETEIYTGSLAAAGAGAGQRERGRRLADWYAEREITPRRCETGVKVLSAVARFPGEISAVAELHSAFFYEKGGIVHREDRVERELLAFSYDSDGNWQLHEAERHLPERRSPGQFEGRLPAGMPDYGRDEYRPSLPGPLLSRKVTGISSREIRYRREDAAMYADRWWDGFNPEFETFAVDCTNYVSQCIFAGGAPINYTGKRETGWWYKGYIGGREEWSFSWAVSDSLRRYLDGERRTGLRAEAVESPQQLMLGDVIQYDWDGNGRFQHSTIVTAFDAGGMPLVNAHTVPSRHRYWDYKDSYAWTDRTVYRFFHIYDYL, encoded by the coding sequence ATGACGGCAATAGAGCAGAACTGGAAGCGGACACTGTATATGTACGTCGATCAGTGCAACAAGAGCAAAGTAGCTCCGGAAACGGAGATTTACACCGGTTCTTTGGCGGCCGCCGGCGCCGGAGCGGGGCAGCGGGAGAGGGGACGGCGGCTGGCGGATTGGTATGCCGAACGGGAGATTACGCCCCGCCGCTGCGAGACGGGAGTCAAGGTGCTGTCAGCTGTAGCGCGTTTCCCCGGCGAGATATCGGCCGTGGCCGAGCTGCACAGCGCGTTTTTTTATGAAAAGGGAGGGATTGTCCACCGGGAGGACAGGGTCGAGCGGGAACTGCTCGCATTCTCCTATGACAGTGACGGCAACTGGCAGCTTCATGAAGCTGAAAGGCATTTGCCCGAGCGCCGGTCGCCGGGACAATTTGAGGGAAGGCTGCCGGCAGGAATGCCTGACTACGGGCGGGATGAATACCGGCCTTCTCTGCCGGGTCCGCTCTTGAGCCGCAAGGTGACCGGAATCTCGTCCCGGGAGATCCGCTATCGCAGGGAAGACGCGGCGATGTATGCCGACCGCTGGTGGGATGGATTCAATCCGGAATTCGAAACTTTTGCGGTGGATTGCACGAACTATGTGTCCCAATGTATCTTTGCAGGGGGGGCACCGATCAACTATACTGGTAAAAGAGAAACGGGCTGGTGGTATAAAGGCTATATCGGCGGACGGGAAGAATGGAGCTTCAGCTGGGCCGTGTCGGACAGTCTGCGGCGCTATCTGGACGGAGAGCGCCGCACCGGGCTCCGCGCGGAAGCGGTGGAAAGCCCGCAGCAGCTTATGCTCGGAGACGTCATTCAGTACGACTGGGACGGGAACGGACGCTTTCAGCACAGCACGATCGTCACGGCGTTCGATGCCGGCGGCATGCCGCTGGTCAACGCACACACGGTGCCTAGCCGCCACCGTTATTGGGATTACAAGGATTCCTATGCCTGGACCGACAGAACGGTGTATCGTTTTTTTCACATTTATGATTACTTATGA
- a CDS encoding D-alanine--D-alanine ligase, whose protein sequence is MEQAKLTVGLAYGGKSGEHEVSLQTAFAVMNAFDYDKYEIIPFYISKQGLWKIGGKLEAPMPKLEQLKLEEIPVDTGKALNAVFSGLEGGEREIDVMFPLLHGTNGEDGTIQGLFEMANIPYIGAGVLASAAGMDKVVMKKLFSDAGLDQCKYCYFSADAWKRKSHDLIVDVEDQLGYPVFIKPANLGSSVGISKASDKESFIKAVETAFRYDTKVIVEEFVDARELEVSVLGNDEPEASVPGEIVSSGEYYDYAAKYLDGKSQMLIPAPVDPETADHLRELAVAAFRAIEGSGITRADFFLRKSDGRLLINEVNTMPGFTPFSMYPLLWRETGVSYRTLLDRMIELALERYQIKQSLHYDKEQ, encoded by the coding sequence ATGGAACAAGCAAAATTGACGGTGGGTTTGGCATACGGCGGAAAATCGGGAGAGCACGAGGTGTCGCTGCAGACCGCTTTCGCCGTTATGAACGCCTTTGATTACGATAAATACGAGATCATCCCTTTTTATATCAGCAAGCAGGGACTGTGGAAGATCGGCGGGAAGCTTGAGGCCCCGATGCCCAAGCTGGAGCAGCTGAAGCTGGAGGAGATTCCGGTCGATACCGGCAAGGCGCTTAATGCCGTATTCAGCGGTCTTGAAGGAGGAGAACGGGAGATCGACGTCATGTTCCCGCTGCTCCACGGAACGAACGGCGAGGACGGCACAATCCAGGGGCTGTTCGAGATGGCGAATATCCCGTATATTGGCGCCGGAGTGCTGGCCTCCGCGGCCGGAATGGATAAAGTGGTCATGAAGAAGCTGTTCTCGGATGCCGGTCTTGACCAGTGCAAATACTGCTACTTCAGCGCGGATGCGTGGAAAAGAAAGAGCCACGACCTGATCGTGGACGTCGAGGACCAGCTTGGCTATCCAGTGTTCATCAAGCCCGCGAATCTGGGCTCCAGCGTCGGCATCTCCAAAGCGTCGGACAAGGAAAGTTTCATTAAGGCTGTAGAGACCGCCTTCCGCTACGATACCAAGGTGATTGTCGAGGAATTCGTCGACGCCCGCGAGCTGGAGGTCAGCGTACTGGGAAATGACGAACCTGAGGCCTCCGTTCCCGGTGAAATCGTGTCTTCCGGCGAATACTATGATTACGCGGCCAAGTATCTCGACGGCAAGTCGCAGATGCTGATCCCGGCTCCCGTCGATCCCGAGACTGCGGATCATCTGCGCGAGCTGGCGGTTGCAGCCTTCCGCGCCATTGAAGGCAGCGGCATAACGCGCGCCGATTTTTTCCTCCGCAAATCCGACGGTCGGCTTCTGATCAATGAAGTCAATACGATGCCGGGCTTCACGCCTTTCAGCATGTATCCGCTGCTGTGGCGCGAGACAGGCGTCTCTTATCGCACCCTGCTGGACCGTATGATTGAGCTAGCGCTTGAACGCTACCAAATCAAGCAGAGCCTGCATTACGACAAGGAGCAATAA
- the uvsE gene encoding UV DNA damage repair endonuclease UvsE: protein MIVRFGYVAMSTVLKDCSPSRTMTMASFSKLVDREAALNRLESIARENLHNTLRLLKHNRASDIKVYRMTSKLVPLATHPELQDWHPLESLADDFLEVGRYITDHGMRVSFHPDHFTVLSTPRPEVLKSSVRDLRHHTDMLHAMGLNATAKNNIHIGGAYGDKPLAAARFIRNFRELPPDIQTRITLENDDKTFNAVETLEACKALELPMVLDIHHQWVNNAGEAPWELWRDIQETWRTPLARTDVPEGHPLPPKIHVSSPKSVNDPRSHADLVDPAPLLAFLRRIAADTEAVDVMIEAKAKDGALFSLMEALKEMAEPGSGIAILDGATVEITS from the coding sequence ATGATCGTCCGATTCGGCTATGTCGCCATGTCGACCGTGCTTAAGGACTGCTCCCCGTCCAGGACGATGACCATGGCTTCTTTTAGCAAGCTGGTGGACCGCGAAGCGGCGCTGAACCGGCTGGAGAGCATCGCCCGGGAGAATCTGCACAATACGCTGAGGCTGCTGAAGCATAACCGTGCGTCGGACATCAAGGTATACCGGATGACGTCGAAGCTTGTCCCGCTCGCCACCCATCCGGAGCTGCAGGACTGGCATCCCCTGGAGTCGCTGGCAGACGACTTCTTGGAGGTGGGCCGCTACATCACGGATCACGGCATGCGGGTGTCTTTCCATCCCGACCATTTCACCGTGCTGAGCACACCCCGGCCCGAGGTGCTTAAGAGCTCGGTCCGGGACCTGAGGCATCATACCGACATGCTGCATGCCATGGGGCTGAACGCCACGGCGAAGAACAATATCCATATCGGCGGCGCCTATGGGGACAAGCCCTTGGCCGCCGCCAGGTTCATCCGGAATTTCCGTGAGCTTCCGCCGGACATCCAGACCCGGATTACGCTGGAGAATGACGACAAGACATTTAATGCGGTGGAGACGCTGGAGGCATGCAAGGCGCTTGAGCTGCCGATGGTGCTGGATATTCACCATCAATGGGTGAATAATGCAGGCGAAGCGCCCTGGGAACTGTGGCGGGACATTCAGGAGACTTGGCGGACGCCGCTCGCCCGGACGGACGTTCCGGAGGGGCATCCGCTTCCTCCCAAGATTCACGTCTCAAGCCCGAAGAGCGTGAATGACCCCCGCAGCCATGCCGACCTCGTGGACCCGGCTCCGCTGCTGGCGTTTCTACGGAGAATTGCAGCGGATACGGAGGCGGTCGATGTTATGATCGAAGCCAAGGCGAAGGACGGAGCCTTATTCAGTCTGATGGAGGCGCTGAAGGAGATGGCGGAGCCGGGAAGCGGCATTGCCATACTGGACGGGGCAACGGTAGAGATCACATCTTAG
- the fabI gene encoding enoyl-ACP reductase FabI, producing MGELLNGKNIVVMGVANDRSIAWAIAKSLSEQGARLAFTYESERVEGRVRKLAETLPGSLILPCNVTVDEDIDKLAEQLKEEFGVLHGIVHSIAFAKGEDLEGRFADTSRSGFALAHDISAYSLVAVAQRLHPLMTEGGSILTMTYMGSERVMRNYNVMGVAKAALEASVRYLASDLGPDNIRVNAVSAGPIRTLAAKGISDFNSILRVVEEKAPLRRGTDVAEVGDTAMFLMSHLSRGITGEVIYVDGGYHIIGG from the coding sequence ATGGGAGAACTGCTAAACGGAAAAAACATCGTCGTCATGGGAGTGGCCAACGACCGGAGCATCGCTTGGGCGATTGCCAAGAGCCTGTCCGAACAGGGAGCCCGCCTTGCCTTTACATATGAAAGCGAACGTGTGGAAGGACGGGTGCGCAAGCTGGCTGAGACTCTTCCTGGTTCTCTGATCCTGCCGTGCAACGTAACGGTGGATGAAGACATCGACAAGCTGGCGGAGCAGCTGAAAGAAGAATTCGGCGTCCTGCATGGCATCGTGCACAGCATCGCCTTCGCCAAGGGCGAGGATCTGGAAGGCCGCTTTGCCGACACGTCCCGCTCGGGCTTTGCGCTGGCTCATGACATCAGCGCCTACTCGCTGGTGGCGGTTGCCCAGCGTCTGCATCCCCTCATGACGGAGGGCGGCTCGATTCTGACCATGACTTATATGGGCTCGGAGCGCGTTATGCGCAATTATAACGTCATGGGTGTCGCCAAGGCGGCGCTTGAGGCTTCGGTGCGCTACCTGGCCAGCGATCTGGGACCGGACAATATCCGGGTCAACGCTGTTTCGGCAGGGCCGATCCGCACGCTGGCTGCCAAGGGCATCAGCGATTTCAACTCGATCCTTCGTGTGGTCGAGGAGAAGGCGCCGCTCCGCCGCGGAACCGACGTGGCTGAAGTCGGCGATACAGCAATGTTCCTCATGAGTCATCTGTCGCGGGGCATTACCGGAGAAGTCATTTACGTGGACGGCGGTTATCATATCATCGGCGGCTAG
- a CDS encoding inositol monophosphatase family protein: MSSLTPNSGNEREPYVVTGKGYTAVAVNAAAKAGEYIKSRQGTIKELGTKSSAQDLVTEVDKGAEIMIRRLVKTHYPDHEILGEEGVEPGAAGVAAALELAKDKELLWIVDPVDGTTNYVHGFPFYAVSIALAVRGELTVGVIYDPVRDEMFVAEKGKGAYVHGVKTSVSKESSLEESLMAVGFPPDRSFAQPVNLAGLQSILPKVRGIRAGGSAALHLAYVAAGRVSGYYEVGLSPWDSAAGVLLITESGGKVTDTLGRPYSIATRNIVASNGLIHDDILSSLKEGQATGF, translated from the coding sequence ATGAGTTCTTTAACTCCTAACAGCGGCAACGAACGGGAGCCTTATGTGGTAACGGGCAAAGGCTACACGGCGGTGGCCGTCAACGCGGCGGCCAAAGCCGGCGAGTATATCAAGAGCAGACAGGGAACGATTAAAGAGCTGGGGACCAAATCCTCGGCTCAGGACCTGGTGACGGAAGTGGATAAGGGCGCTGAGATCATGATCCGCCGGCTGGTGAAGACGCATTATCCCGACCATGAAATTCTCGGCGAGGAAGGGGTAGAGCCCGGTGCAGCCGGGGTCGCCGCAGCGCTGGAGCTTGCCAAGGACAAGGAGCTTCTATGGATCGTCGACCCTGTTGACGGAACGACCAACTATGTACACGGCTTTCCTTTCTATGCCGTATCGATCGCTCTTGCCGTACGCGGGGAGCTGACGGTCGGCGTAATCTACGATCCGGTGCGGGACGAGATGTTCGTGGCTGAGAAGGGAAAAGGCGCGTATGTGCATGGCGTCAAGACGTCGGTCTCCAAAGAAAGCTCGCTCGAGGAGAGCTTGATGGCGGTCGGCTTCCCGCCGGACCGCAGCTTCGCGCAGCCGGTTAACCTGGCCGGTTTGCAGTCCATTCTGCCGAAGGTTCGCGGCATACGCGCCGGAGGTTCGGCGGCTCTGCACCTCGCCTATGTGGCGGCGGGCCGGGTCAGCGGGTACTATGAGGTCGGACTTAGCCCTTGGGATTCCGCGGCAGGCGTCCTTCTTATCACGGAGTCGGGCGGCAAGGTGACGGATACGCTGGGCCGTCCGTACAGCATTGCGACCCGCAACATCGTAGCCAGCAACGGACTTATCCATGATGACATCCTGTCTTCACTGAAGGAAGGGCAAGCGACCGGATTCTAA